From Candidatus Cloacimonadota bacterium, one genomic window encodes:
- a CDS encoding peptidylprolyl isomerase produces MKKALWIAVLLCLSLNVGAELVDKIVARVGSEIILLSELERQIAQMRTADIAEDLLAPAEVLQHMVDQRIMVQKARQMDIKVDTDAIKKHAERYVQQIRSQYPSEAAFQADLAKMKFTQRDLEQFFADQITENVMSEQLMEQHIAKKVMVSDAEMLEYYEATKDSMAVKPVSWNLRMILREVKASDETTTAALAEINSLKAQLEGGADFAELASTQSDCPSSVQGGDLGYFKRGMMVKPFEDAAFSMSIGEISPVVQSQFGYHIIKVTDIRGEEIRASHILKTLEAGEADEEREMTLMQNIRERILAGDSFADLAAQYSTDPASANDGGIIGEFAEEEFPELFAAPIMSTPVGIPTEVLKNEGLIYIFMRDSEIPSRVYSFEEVKDQLKGFLIKTKTMEAYEEWIEEAKKESFIEISL; encoded by the coding sequence ATGAAGAAAGCCTTATGGATTGCCGTGCTGCTATGCCTATCACTAAATGTAGGTGCGGAATTGGTGGACAAGATCGTGGCCCGGGTGGGTTCCGAGATCATATTGCTCTCCGAATTGGAGCGCCAAATTGCCCAGATGCGCACAGCAGACATAGCTGAAGACCTGCTTGCTCCCGCTGAAGTGCTGCAGCACATGGTGGATCAACGGATTATGGTGCAAAAGGCGCGTCAGATGGATATCAAAGTAGATACCGACGCCATCAAAAAGCATGCGGAACGCTATGTTCAGCAAATCCGCAGCCAATATCCCAGTGAAGCGGCCTTTCAGGCGGATCTTGCCAAGATGAAGTTTACTCAGCGGGATCTGGAACAATTCTTTGCCGATCAGATCACCGAAAATGTAATGTCCGAACAGCTCATGGAACAGCACATTGCCAAGAAAGTGATGGTGTCCGATGCGGAAATGCTGGAATATTATGAAGCTACGAAAGATAGCATGGCGGTAAAACCTGTATCCTGGAATCTGAGGATGATCCTGCGCGAAGTAAAGGCTTCCGATGAAACCACCACCGCTGCCCTAGCCGAGATCAACTCCCTCAAAGCACAGCTTGAAGGAGGTGCGGATTTTGCAGAATTGGCGTCTACCCAAAGCGATTGCCCCAGTTCTGTGCAAGGGGGGGATCTGGGCTACTTCAAGCGCGGCATGATGGTAAAACCTTTCGAAGACGCAGCCTTTTCCATGAGCATCGGAGAAATCAGCCCGGTGGTGCAAAGCCAGTTTGGTTATCACATCATCAAGGTAACGGACATTCGTGGTGAGGAGATTCGCGCCAGTCACATTCTGAAGACTCTGGAGGCAGGGGAAGCCGATGAAGAGCGTGAAATGACACTGATGCAAAACATCAGGGAACGCATTCTGGCTGGTGACAGCTTTGCCGATCTGGCAGCTCAGTACTCTACTGATCCCGCTTCGGCGAATGATGGCGGAATCATCGGGGAATTTGCCGAAGAGGAATTTCCGGAGCTCTTTGCCGCCCCTATCATGAGCACACCCGTGGGCATACCCACTGAAGTGCTAAAGAATGAAGGACTGATCTACATATTTATGCGGGACAGTGAAATACCCTCTCGTGTATACTCTTTTGAAGAGGTAAAAGACCAGCTCAAAGGCTTCCTGATTAAAACCAAGACCATGGAAGCCTATGAGGAATGGATCGAAGAAGCCAAAAAGGAATCTTTCATAGAAATCAGCTTATGA
- a CDS encoding GDP-mannose 4,6-dehydratase — translation MKILITGGAGFIGSHLAELLLAEGNEVFAIDNLSTGSLANIESFKDNPRFHFYTDSILNGELMDKLISQCAQVYHLAAAVGVKYIIENPLLSLKTNIVGTDNVLELCNKYKAKALITSTSEIYGKSEKVPFHEQDDRLLGSTHISRWGYSCSKAIDEFLALAFYREKKLPVVIVRCFNTVGPRQTGQYGMVLPKFVKAALLDQPIVVYGTGKQTRCFADVSDVVGAFVKLMNSTECEGEIFNVGTTESISIEDLAQKVKQMCNSKSRIEYMSYEAAFEEGFEDMMNRMPDLTKIKEYIGYEPKYNLEDIIVRMIKYYEK, via the coding sequence ATGAAGATACTCATCACTGGTGGTGCGGGCTTTATTGGATCGCATCTGGCGGAACTTTTGCTGGCGGAAGGGAACGAGGTGTTTGCCATCGACAACCTATCAACCGGCAGTCTGGCCAACATCGAATCCTTCAAGGATAATCCCCGTTTTCACTTTTATACAGACAGCATACTCAATGGCGAACTGATGGATAAACTGATCTCCCAATGTGCTCAGGTGTATCATCTGGCAGCCGCTGTTGGTGTGAAATACATCATAGAAAACCCTTTGCTCTCGCTGAAGACAAACATCGTGGGAACCGATAACGTGTTGGAGTTGTGCAACAAATACAAAGCCAAAGCACTGATCACTTCCACTAGCGAAATCTACGGTAAAAGCGAAAAAGTTCCTTTCCATGAGCAGGACGACCGTCTGTTGGGCTCTACTCACATCAGCCGCTGGGGTTATAGCTGTTCCAAAGCCATCGACGAATTCCTGGCGCTGGCGTTTTATCGGGAAAAGAAGCTGCCGGTGGTGATAGTACGCTGTTTCAATACGGTTGGACCGCGTCAGACCGGGCAATACGGCATGGTCTTGCCGAAGTTCGTGAAAGCGGCACTCCTGGATCAACCCATTGTGGTATATGGCACGGGCAAGCAGACGCGCTGTTTTGCTGATGTTTCGGACGTGGTGGGGGCGTTTGTGAAGCTGATGAACAGCACCGAATGCGAAGGCGAGATCTTTAATGTGGGTACCACCGAATCCATCAGTATAGAGGATCTGGCGCAAAAGGTTAAGCAGATGTGCAACAGCAAGTCCCGCATCGAATACATGAGCTATGAAGCAGCTTTCGAAGAGGGCTTTGAGGATATGATGAACCGAATGCCCGATCTGACCAAAATCAAAGAATACATTGGCTACGAACCCAAATACAATCTGGAAGACATCATCGTCCGCATGATTAAGTATTATGAAAAATAA
- the dnaA gene encoding chromosomal replication initiator protein DnaA, whose translation MDQDIWQNILDKLEQNINEQSFKTWFYDTKLVDISDSQLDIRVATQFSANYLNQNYKEVLSEISYSLYGRRYEVNFITHPFRSPSEKSGLPEYSDKKVSLNAKLNERYNFEEFVVGRNNNFAYSAAKAVAESPGFTYNPLFIYGESGMGKTHLMQAVGNFVMKEGRNCSIYYTTSEAFTNEMIEGIRSNKMPDFRAKFRKVDLLLVDDIHFLSRKEGTQEEFFHTFNALFDNRKQIVLTSDRPPKDIPDLENRLVTRFESGLLADLKNPDFETRVAILRKKAEPENINLSDEVINFIADKISSSVRALEGSLIRILAYASYNKLNTEDIDTDLVQNILADMISEVSREISLDAITDQVCKTYQITQEMIRDKSRKNSVVFPRQVAMYLANMLIPSLSLKDIAEYYNRKDHTTVIHAKRMIDNLFREDGEFRSLMELMIKNLSSGSRK comes from the coding sequence ATGGATCAGGATATTTGGCAAAACATATTGGATAAGTTGGAACAGAACATCAACGAACAAAGTTTCAAAACTTGGTTTTATGATACAAAGCTTGTAGATATCAGCGATTCGCAGCTTGACATACGTGTTGCCACCCAGTTTAGTGCAAATTATCTCAATCAAAACTACAAGGAAGTACTGTCGGAGATTTCATACAGCCTCTATGGCCGGCGCTATGAGGTCAATTTTATTACGCATCCTTTCCGCAGCCCCTCCGAAAAGAGCGGTTTGCCGGAATACAGTGACAAAAAGGTGAGCCTGAACGCCAAACTGAACGAGCGGTACAATTTTGAAGAGTTTGTGGTGGGGCGCAACAACAACTTTGCCTATTCTGCGGCCAAAGCGGTGGCGGAATCTCCCGGGTTTACCTACAATCCGCTGTTTATATATGGTGAAAGCGGAATGGGTAAGACTCATCTGATGCAGGCGGTGGGCAATTTTGTGATGAAAGAGGGGCGCAATTGCAGTATATATTACACCACTAGTGAGGCTTTCACGAACGAAATGATCGAAGGCATACGGTCAAATAAGATGCCGGATTTTCGGGCTAAATTTCGTAAAGTGGATCTGCTGCTGGTGGACGATATTCACTTCCTGTCCCGCAAAGAGGGCACTCAAGAAGAGTTTTTCCATACTTTTAATGCACTGTTTGACAACCGTAAGCAGATTGTGCTAACCTCGGATCGGCCGCCCAAAGATATTCCGGATTTGGAGAATCGCCTGGTTACCCGCTTTGAAAGCGGACTTTTGGCGGATCTGAAGAATCCTGATTTTGAGACCAGAGTGGCCATCTTGCGCAAAAAAGCCGAGCCGGAAAACATCAATCTTTCCGATGAGGTAATCAACTTCATCGCCGACAAAATAAGCTCTTCCGTTCGCGCTCTGGAAGGCTCTCTGATACGCATTCTGGCGTATGCTTCGTACAATAAACTCAATACTGAGGATATCGATACGGATTTGGTTCAGAACATCCTTGCCGATATGATCAGTGAAGTAAGCCGGGAAATTAGCCTGGATGCCATTACCGATCAGGTGTGCAAAACCTATCAGATAACCCAGGAAATGATCAGGGATAAAAGCCGCAAGAACAGTGTGGTCTTTCCCCGTCAGGTAGCTATGTACTTGGCAAATATGCTGATTCCGTCGCTCTCTTTAAAAGACATTGCCGAGTATTACAATCGTAAAGACCACACCACCGTGATTCATGCTAAGCGAATGATAGACAATCTTTTCAGAGAAGATGGGGAATTCCGCTCGTTAATGGAACTGATGATCAAAAACCTGAGCAGCGGCAGCCGTAAATGA
- a CDS encoding SLBB domain-containing protein encodes MKNKAFLILLFILPALCFCAIGPANRDTGMISSQGNYISVSVTGYVSYPGTYKVLPIDRLSDVIAQAMLDMDALSEDEEEEDMTYVVKVTNPIPLLRSDSKMVFPNYVAYQSLRNITLIRDGVEKTYDLLSYMRTGDIEQNPLLRDSDLVHVPLKENLIHVNGSVGFPGELEYRPGDTIRTALQMAMGPVPGGRLSALRFSKYDPESKSYQHQTINLETQPEYWDLELQANDRVMVPYDNKFRKKIAVTVSGEFVLGGEYVISDSTSLWEVIQLAGGLSENADLDNAVVLNKPYNQEPDREFERIRSRSMAELTPLEYSYLRIKLRQAKGKYSVDIAKLVATEGKAGDILLQDGDQIYIPPKMDVIWVSGQVKQPGLVPYVEGKDWKYYIEQTGGYTNNRNTWGTRILRGDSGNWLKPSSKVVLRPGDTIFVPDKQDRNFWTDFRDILGVTASAITILIGIRSLTN; translated from the coding sequence ATGAAAAATAAAGCTTTCCTTATCCTGTTATTCATCCTGCCGGCATTGTGCTTTTGCGCTATTGGGCCTGCAAACAGAGACACTGGGATGATATCCTCTCAGGGCAATTATATCAGCGTATCCGTTACTGGATATGTGTCCTATCCCGGCACTTACAAGGTTTTGCCCATAGACCGGCTCTCCGACGTCATTGCGCAAGCCATGCTTGATATGGATGCACTGTCCGAAGACGAGGAAGAAGAAGACATGACCTATGTGGTAAAAGTAACCAATCCCATCCCGCTCTTGCGTAGCGATTCAAAGATGGTCTTTCCGAATTATGTTGCGTATCAAAGCCTTAGAAACATCACCCTGATCCGCGATGGTGTGGAAAAAACCTATGATCTGCTGTCATATATGCGTACCGGCGACATCGAACAAAATCCTTTGCTAAGGGATTCCGATCTGGTGCATGTGCCGCTGAAGGAAAACCTCATCCATGTAAACGGCAGCGTGGGATTTCCCGGGGAGCTGGAATACCGTCCCGGCGATACAATCCGCACTGCACTGCAAATGGCAATGGGTCCTGTTCCCGGAGGCAGGCTCTCTGCTCTACGCTTCAGCAAATATGATCCCGAAAGTAAGAGTTATCAGCACCAGACTATAAACCTGGAAACACAACCAGAATATTGGGATCTGGAACTGCAGGCCAACGATAGAGTGATGGTGCCTTATGACAACAAATTCCGCAAAAAGATCGCAGTTACAGTATCCGGAGAATTCGTTCTCGGCGGAGAGTATGTGATTTCGGACAGTACCTCGCTGTGGGAAGTAATTCAGCTTGCCGGAGGTCTGAGTGAAAACGCAGATCTGGATAACGCCGTGGTGCTGAACAAACCCTACAATCAGGAGCCGGATCGGGAATTTGAGCGCATCAGAAGCCGCAGTATGGCCGAATTGACTCCTCTTGAATACTCTTACCTCAGGATCAAGCTGCGTCAGGCAAAGGGTAAATACTCCGTTGATATCGCCAAGCTGGTGGCTACGGAAGGCAAAGCAGGAGACATCCTCCTTCAGGATGGCGACCAAATCTATATTCCCCCAAAAATGGACGTGATCTGGGTGAGCGGACAGGTGAAACAACCGGGTTTGGTGCCCTATGTGGAAGGGAAAGACTGGAAGTACTATATCGAACAAACCGGTGGCTACACAAACAACCGCAATACCTGGGGCACCCGAATCCTGAGAGGAGATAGCGGAAACTGGCTGAAACCATCTTCCAAGGTGGTGCTGCGCCCCGGAGACACTATCTTTGTACCGGATAAACAGGATCGGAATTTCTGGACTGATTTCAGAGACATTTTGGGTGTTACCGCTTCTGCTATTACGATTTTAATCGGGATAAGATCCCTCACAAATTAA